In the Quercus lobata isolate SW786 chromosome 5, ValleyOak3.0 Primary Assembly, whole genome shotgun sequence genome, one interval contains:
- the LOC115992213 gene encoding FCS-Like Zinc finger 10-like produces MADSDSESLQSDVLGLRNISSSLFSIPGFIVGFGSKCLSESDSVRSPTSPLDLKLFSNLSNPFSLKSPRSQFQSGQRKKWDCNKVGLGIVNSLLNETKPSVEVLDSPRRKNVIFGPQVKTNIHNTPKHYLESLNSSAKSNSLPKNYIFSPLRKTRTLSPQLGGANVVFGVEGVSSEVEPIKTITSCLSDTTRSSSSHIDLTQTCSLSLKNFCPENKTSIMSSPLVISEGSQVVNSLGNKPSSLPIPIGLSHGLIDSLSAKEIELSEDYTCIISHGPNPKKTHIFGDCVLDCPTNELANFGKKEESGVKSPEVPKNPNGITPSHSDEIFSFCYFCKKRLEEGEDIYIYRGDKAFCSFECRAEEIFAEESEIAYNNTSESSPESSYHEDFFIMGMPFAS; encoded by the exons ATGGCTGATTCTGATTCAGAGTCTTTGCAATCTGATGTATTGGGCCTGAGAAATATAAGCAGCTCACTTTTCAGTATTCCTGGTTTCATTGTAGGGTTTGGTTCAAAATGTTTATCGGAGTCGGACTCAGTCAGGAGCCCTACATCTCCTTTGGATTTGAAACTTTTTTCAAATCTTAGTAATCCGTTTAGTCTTAAGTCCCCAAGATCACAATTCCAAAGTGGGCAACGAAAGAAGTGGGATTGCAATAAAGTAGGCCTTGGAATTGTAAATTCACTCTTGAATGAAACCAAACCTTCTGTGGAAGTACTTGATTCACCTCGGAGGAAGAATGTCATTTTTGGACCACAAGTGAAGACCAACATTCATAATACCCCAAAGCATTACCTTGAATCACTTAATTCTTCTGCAAAATCCAATTCTTTGCCTAAAAATTACATCTTTTCCCCACTTCGCAAAACCAGGACTCTTAGTCCCCAATTAGGTGGCGCAAATGTTGTCTTTGGGGTTGAAGGAGTTTCTTCAGAAGTTGAACCAATTAAAACTATTACATCTTGCTTGTCGGATACCACCAGGTCTTCCTCCTCACATATTGACTTAACTCAGACTTGTAGTTTGAGTTTGAAGAATTTTTGTCCTGAGAATAAAACTTCCATAATGAGTTCACCTTTGGTAATTAGTGAAGGTTCACAAGTAGTAAATTCTTTGGGTAACAAACCAAGTTCGCTTCCAATTCCGATTGGCTTGAGCCATGGGCTTATAGATTCTCTTTCTGCAAAAGAGATAGAGCTCTCTGAGGATTATACCTGTATAATTTCTCATGGTCCAAATCCtaaaaaaactcatatttttgGTGACTGTGTTTTGGATTGTCCCACAAATGAGTTGGCCAATTTTGGTAAGAAGGAAGAATCAGGGGTTAAATCGCCTGAAGTGCCTAAGAATCCAAATGGAATAACCCCATCTCACTCTGATGAGATTTTCAGCTTCTGTTATTTTTGCAAGAAAAGACTGGAAGAGGGGGAAGACATTTACATATACAG AGGTGATAAAGCATTTTGCAGTTTTGAGTGCCGTGCTGAGGAGATTTTTGCCGAGGAATCAGAGATAGCTTACAATAACACTTCTGAAAGCTCTCCTGAATCAAGCTACCATGAAGATTTCTTCATAATGGGTATGCCCTTTGCTTCATAA